In one Pempheris klunzingeri isolate RE-2024b chromosome 8, fPemKlu1.hap1, whole genome shotgun sequence genomic region, the following are encoded:
- the kcnv1 gene encoding potassium voltage-gated channel subfamily V member 1 → MSVLSSSVAAAELCSDGASPLSLDSSVFFSEMTSSCARDPLDFFVINVGGSRYVLSQELLASYPETRLGKLARCTRDSALELCDDADFLENEFFFDRNSQTFQYVMNYYRTGHLHVSEELCEISFLQEIEYWGIDELRINPCCRERYYRRKEQKETLDLQHEFEAEDDDEDFVGAACPALRRRLWDLLEKPESSRAARTFGSLSVFFVVLSVINMVLISLDLDEDFGVSGVGVGAPLLFDALEYVCVVWFTGELALRFLCVRDKCRFGRSIPNVIDLLAILPFYVTLAVESLHGGSTELENMGRVVQVLRLLRSLRMLKLGRHSTGLKSLGMTIAECYEEVGLLLLFLGVGISIFATVVFTLEYDIPATTFTSVPVAWWWATTSMTTVGYGDIRPDTAVGKVLAFLCILSGILILALPIAIINERFSACYFTMKMKEAAMRHGEMLKRLARGSVGGGNVGGGVNLRDAYARSVLEMLRLHGRERASTRSSGGEELWW, encoded by the exons ATGAGCGTCCTCTCCAGCTCGGTGGCGGCGGCAGAGCTCTGCAGCGACGGCGCCTCCCCGCTGTCTCTGGACTCCAGCGTTTTCTTCAGCGAGATGACGTCGTCCTGCGCCCGAGACCCGCTCGACTTCTTCGTCATCAACGTCGGGGGAAGTCGCTACGTGCTGTCGCAGGAGCTGCTGGCGTCCTACCCGGAGACCCGGCTGGGCAAGCTGGCCCGCTGCACCCGGGACTCGGCGCTGGAGCTCTGCGACGACGCCGACTTCCTGGAGAACGAGTTCTTCTTTGACCGAAACTCGCAGACCTTCCA GTATGTGATGAACTACTACCGGACGGGTCACCTGCACGTGAGCGAGGAGCTGTGCGAGATCTCCTTCCTGCAGGAGATCGAATACTGGGGCATCGACGAGCTTCGCATCAACCCCTGCTGCCGCGAGCGTTACTACCGCCGCAAGGAGCAGAAGGAAACCCTCGATTTGCAGCACGAGTTTGAGGCCGAGGATGACGATGAGGACTTTGTGGGCGCCGCCTGCCCGGCTCTCCGTCGCCGCCTGTGGGACCTCCTGGAGAAACCAGAATCATCGCGGGCTGCTCGCACCTTTGGCTCGCTCTCAGTCTTCTTCGTGGTGTTGTCAGTCATCAACATGGTGCTCATCTCGCTGGACCTGGATGAAGACTTCGGCGTGAGCGGCGTCGGTGTCGGAGCGCCGCTGCTGTTCGACGCCCTGGAGTACGTGTGCGTGGTGTGGTTCACCGGTGAGCTGGCACTGCGGTTTCTCTGCGTGAGGGATAAGTGCCGCTTTGGTCGAAGTATTCCTAACGTGATCGACCTGCTGGCCATCCTACCGTTCTATGTGACGCTGGCGGTGGAGAGCCTCCATGGAGGAAGCACGGAGCTGGAGAACATGGGCCGCGTGGTGCAGGTCCTCCGACTCCTCAGGTCGCTCCGTATGCTGAAACTAGGACGACACTCGACAG GCCTCAAGTCTCTGGGTATGACCATCGCCGAGTGCTACGAGGAGGtcggcctcctgctcctcttcctcggcGTCGGCATCTCCATCTTCGCCACGGTGGTCTTCACTCTGGAGTACGACATTCCTGCCACAACCTTCACCAGCGTGCCGGTGGCTTGGTGGTGGGCGACCACCTCCATGACCACGGTCGGCTACGGCGACATCCGGCCCGACACGGCCGTGGGGAAGGTGCTGGCCTTCCTCTGCATCCTGTCCGGGATCCTGATCCTGGCGCTCCCCATCGCCATCATCAACGAGCGCTTCTCCGCCTGCTACTTCACCATGAAGATGAAGGAGGCGGCGATGCGGCACGGGGAGATGCTGAAGAGGTTGGCCCGCGGCTCGGTCGGCGGCGGGAATGTGGGAGGAGGCGTGAACCTGAGGGACGCCTACGCCCGGAGCGTCCTGGAAATGTTGAGGCTGCACGGGCGGGAGAGGGCGAGCACCCGGAGCAGCGGGGGAGAGGAGCTGTGGTGGTAG